A genomic window from Vagococcus entomophilus includes:
- the rlmD gene encoding 23S rRNA (uracil(1939)-C(5))-methyltransferase RlmD: MKIQHQIKQGDSFQVTIKRLGINGEGIGFHKKTIVFVPGSLPKETVLVKASSIAPKFVEADLIKVLKKSKHRILPPCPVYKKCGGCQLQHLAYPEQLIFKNDIVKQALIKYKPNGYQNYLLKPTIGMSEPWHYRNKLQFQIRKDENEKVICGLYESNSHKLVPIDDCLVQDKATTNVINAIVSFLSELKIPIYDEQQNSGIIKTVMVRIGVQTGELQVVFITHSPKLPAKRQLLEKITTQLPDVVSVMQNIQNKKTSQIMGEKTVHLWGKESIEETLNQVTFDLSARAFFQLNPKQTEVLYQQAIQALDPKASDHVIDAYCGVGTIGLALAPFVKEVRGMDIIPSAVEDAKFNAKRLQLTNTFYEAGTAEVLIPEWLQSGFSVDGLIVDPPRTGLDKKLLSCILANPIPKIVYISCNPSTFARDMVELSKKYRVEYLQSVDMFPQTARAEVVAKLTLKNPL; the protein is encoded by the coding sequence ATGAAAATTCAACATCAAATCAAACAAGGCGACTCTTTTCAAGTGACAATCAAACGACTTGGTATCAATGGTGAAGGGATTGGCTTTCACAAAAAAACTATTGTTTTTGTCCCTGGATCTTTACCTAAAGAAACTGTGCTTGTAAAAGCAAGCTCCATTGCACCAAAATTTGTCGAAGCAGATTTAATAAAGGTCTTAAAAAAATCAAAACACCGCATCCTTCCACCTTGTCCGGTTTATAAAAAATGTGGAGGTTGTCAATTGCAACATCTTGCTTACCCTGAACAATTGATATTTAAAAATGATATTGTCAAGCAAGCTTTAATCAAATACAAACCAAATGGGTATCAAAACTATTTGCTCAAACCAACTATTGGAATGAGTGAGCCTTGGCACTATCGAAACAAATTACAGTTTCAAATACGCAAAGATGAAAATGAAAAAGTTATCTGTGGGCTCTATGAAAGTAACTCACATAAATTAGTTCCAATTGATGACTGCTTGGTCCAAGATAAAGCAACCACAAATGTCATCAATGCTATCGTTTCTTTTCTTTCTGAGTTAAAGATTCCAATCTACGATGAGCAACAAAATAGCGGAATTATTAAAACAGTTATGGTACGCATTGGTGTACAAACTGGTGAACTCCAAGTCGTTTTTATTACCCACAGTCCTAAGCTTCCGGCCAAACGCCAGTTGCTCGAAAAAATTACGACTCAGTTGCCTGATGTCGTATCGGTTATGCAAAATATCCAAAATAAAAAAACCTCCCAAATCATGGGAGAAAAAACAGTTCATTTATGGGGAAAAGAGAGTATCGAAGAAACGCTTAATCAAGTCACTTTTGACTTATCTGCACGCGCCTTCTTCCAACTAAATCCCAAGCAAACAGAAGTATTGTATCAGCAAGCCATTCAAGCGCTCGATCCAAAAGCTTCTGACCATGTGATTGATGCGTATTGCGGGGTGGGTACCATCGGTCTTGCTCTTGCTCCTTTTGTAAAAGAAGTAAGAGGGATGGACATCATACCTTCTGCAGTTGAAGATGCTAAGTTTAATGCGAAACGGTTACAGCTAACCAATACATTCTATGAAGCTGGTACAGCAGAAGTGCTTATTCCAGAGTGGCTACAATCAGGCTTTTCTGTTGACGGACTAATTGTTGACCCCCCTCGTACGGGGCTAGATAAAAAACTTCTCTCTTGTATATTGGCAAATCCTATCCCAAAAATAGTTTATATTTCGTGTAATCCTTCGACTTTTGCTCGGGACATGGTTGAACTCAGCAAAAAATATCGGGTGGAGTATCTGCAATCTGTAGATATGTTCCCACAAACTGCTAGAGCCGAAGTCGTTGCAAAACTAACTTTAAAGAATCCACTATAA
- a CDS encoding LysM peptidoglycan-binding domain-containing protein codes for MVDKKVNVKIISVTKSHSNKQSFYKKIRNVFDEKNYLNTKFWVLKGVNAELASGEIVGIVGFSGSGKSTLCKMIHHEILPTSGKVETAGTTYLVNMEEAIQDNLCGIELLRQRLSKKDMNKKQLQKNIEDVIQFADLGSVMEQAVSSYSMEMRARLEISIGIQKNSDILIIDEALTLCDASFVKKCQDKFLELKEEGKTIVVVTPVLEQIERFCDKVIWLHFGNVQKFGQTFDVVHQYKKFMIWFTEKLSKQEQRAYNEKFRELQTSFSLKDLYTNTLEESATVKTREELKLIRSSLYKEENKKKNVLLSPFFFLVVLFLCFAGFLMIKENEQKKDSKDSYESKTAVMSKKRKQITAMTKSAVTTSSKPTTNSTTSSEEDTNPQEHLVKLGETLSGIAEKYKISMAELMDINKLTTADVYQGQILRLVKDKTEMTSQTTTDQAIEKKEEHVVSAGETLSTIAHKYHLTVEQLRAYNFLQSEQLSPGQILRLKQVTSATQDTTSDNNAFYTVQKGDTIYSIARRYNLTVKQIEEKNGLINSEISIGQVLDVAQMMVTTSTTSHSQNKTHTVAVGENLYRIAQKYGVSVEQLKEKNGLTSNEISVKQLLVIP; via the coding sequence ATGGTAGATAAAAAAGTAAATGTAAAAATTATATCTGTGACTAAGTCTCACTCTAATAAACAATCTTTCTATAAAAAAATAAGAAATGTTTTCGATGAAAAAAATTACTTAAACACCAAGTTTTGGGTGTTAAAAGGAGTAAATGCGGAATTAGCAAGTGGAGAAATCGTGGGCATTGTTGGTTTTAGCGGTTCTGGTAAGTCAACTTTATGTAAGATGATCCATCATGAAATCTTGCCAACAAGTGGTAAGGTTGAAACTGCTGGTACGACTTATTTGGTGAATATGGAAGAAGCGATACAGGATAATCTTTGTGGCATAGAGCTTTTGCGACAACGTTTGTCCAAAAAAGATATGAATAAAAAACAGTTGCAAAAAAATATCGAAGATGTGATCCAGTTTGCAGATTTAGGTTCGGTTATGGAACAAGCTGTTAGTAGTTATTCTATGGAAATGAGAGCACGTTTGGAGATTTCCATTGGGATTCAAAAAAACTCAGATATTTTAATTATAGATGAAGCGCTCACTTTGTGCGATGCTTCGTTTGTAAAAAAATGTCAAGATAAGTTTCTTGAGCTCAAAGAAGAAGGTAAGACAATTGTTGTGGTAACACCCGTATTAGAGCAAATTGAAAGATTTTGTGATAAGGTCATCTGGCTTCACTTTGGAAATGTACAAAAATTTGGACAAACTTTCGATGTTGTCCACCAATATAAAAAGTTTATGATATGGTTTACAGAAAAACTATCCAAACAAGAACAAAGAGCTTACAATGAAAAATTTCGTGAGCTGCAAACTTCATTTTCATTAAAAGATCTATATACAAATACATTGGAAGAATCAGCAACGGTAAAAACAAGAGAAGAGCTAAAACTCATTCGAAGTTCTTTGTACAAGGAAGAAAACAAAAAGAAAAATGTGTTGTTGAGTCCCTTCTTTTTCTTAGTGGTTCTTTTCCTATGTTTTGCCGGATTTTTAATGATAAAAGAGAACGAGCAAAAGAAAGACTCAAAGGATTCCTATGAAAGTAAAACAGCAGTTATGAGTAAAAAAAGAAAACAAATTACAGCAATGACCAAAAGTGCCGTAACAACATCAAGTAAGCCAACAACAAATTCAACGACGAGCAGCGAGGAGGATACAAATCCTCAAGAGCATCTTGTCAAACTAGGAGAGACGCTCAGTGGAATTGCTGAAAAATACAAAATAAGCATGGCTGAGTTGATGGACATCAACAAGTTGACTACGGCCGATGTTTACCAGGGGCAAATACTACGATTAGTAAAAGACAAGACTGAAATGACCAGTCAAACCACTACTGATCAGGCAATTGAAAAAAAAGAAGAACATGTAGTTTCTGCTGGAGAAACACTATCTACTATTGCACATAAATACCATTTAACTGTTGAACAACTAAGGGCGTATAACTTTTTGCAAAGTGAGCAACTGTCTCCTGGTCAGATACTCCGATTAAAACAAGTTACAAGCGCTACACAAGACACAACAAGTGATAATAATGCCTTCTATACTGTACAAAAGGGTGATACTATCTATAGTATTGCTAGAAGGTACAATTTGACAGTGAAACAAATTGAGGAGAAGAATGGATTGATCAATAGTGAAATCAGTATTGGTCAAGTACTTGATGTAGCTCAGATGATGGTTACCACTTCAACAACTTCACACAGTCAAAATAAAACCCATACTGTTGCAGTCGGAGAGAATCTATACCGAATTGCCCAAAAATACGGAGTTTCTGTAGAGCAATTGAAAGAAAAAAATGGATTGACCAGTAATGAGATCAGTGTAAAACAACTATTAGTCATTCCATAG
- a CDS encoding glycosyltransferase family 2 protein, giving the protein MTTDENQIVMNIDDKIKNPKTKEITIVGWALDLSTRMIPKIKVSAKEAVVQLTHRADVNELYQLVPYGSVGFVITFNLRETNGKKIDILFEGENSSLTESVDLMLNVRNPNAGKTKAMLKQKLLRVKKGLGYIKRNGLLNTYRRLKIDQKKSNDLYLEWIQKNEKSLVEEADANQIFDYKPKISIVMPVYNVPEIWLRKSIESVCKQNYTNWELCICDDASTDVQIKKVLEEYASKDQRIKVVFHKENTHICGATNSALKLATGEFIALLDNDDELALNALYEIVARLNTNSEYDLLYSDEDKINEQGVRMDPAFKPDWSPDLLMGTNYISHLGVYRRSIIEQIGGFREGFEGAQDYDLVLRFVEQTESKRIGHIAKILYHWRVLPSSTASEQSSKEYAFTAGRKALQEALARRENEGQVFDGPAKGFYDVQYEIKHKEKVTVIIPTRNGYKDVKKCVDSIIDKTSYPNYEIMIADNGSDDPKMKELYAAYQEKLNNKFIVESIDIPFNYAKINNIAAEKATGTYLLFLNNDTEVIAPDWMTRMVSFAQFDRIGAVGAKLYYENNTIQHAGVVVGLGGLAGHVHHTFPKGDFGYFGKLIVNVNYLAITAACLMTKKTDFEKVSGFDEKLVVAYNDVDLCLKIYASGKDNVWLHGAELYHYESQSRGYEDTPEKQTRFLKEAQYFASKWPKYIENDPYYNPNLTRKAGDFSINLD; this is encoded by the coding sequence ATGACAACAGATGAAAATCAAATCGTCATGAATATAGATGACAAAATAAAAAACCCAAAGACAAAAGAGATAACCATAGTAGGGTGGGCTTTGGATTTGTCTACTCGAATGATCCCAAAGATTAAAGTTTCAGCTAAAGAGGCAGTTGTACAGCTGACACACCGAGCAGATGTAAATGAGTTGTATCAGTTAGTTCCATATGGCTCAGTCGGATTTGTGATTACCTTTAATTTACGCGAGACAAATGGGAAAAAAATAGATATTTTATTTGAGGGTGAAAATTCAAGCTTGACAGAGTCTGTTGACTTGATGCTCAATGTTAGAAATCCTAATGCTGGTAAAACGAAAGCTATGCTCAAGCAAAAACTCCTACGTGTAAAAAAAGGATTGGGGTATATCAAGCGCAATGGCTTGCTCAATACTTATCGTAGATTAAAGATTGATCAAAAAAAATCGAATGATCTTTATTTAGAGTGGATACAAAAAAATGAAAAGAGTCTAGTAGAAGAAGCAGATGCTAATCAAATATTTGATTACAAACCTAAAATATCAATTGTAATGCCTGTCTATAACGTGCCTGAAATTTGGCTTCGAAAAAGCATAGAGTCTGTGTGTAAGCAAAACTATACAAATTGGGAGCTGTGCATTTGTGATGATGCCTCTACCGATGTGCAAATTAAAAAAGTTTTAGAAGAATATGCTTCAAAAGACCAAAGAATTAAAGTGGTTTTTCACAAAGAAAACACACATATTTGTGGTGCAACTAACTCAGCGCTTAAACTGGCAACAGGAGAATTTATTGCATTGTTAGATAATGATGATGAGTTAGCGCTCAACGCTTTGTATGAGATTGTAGCAAGACTAAATACGAACTCAGAATACGACTTACTATACAGTGATGAAGATAAGATAAACGAACAAGGTGTGAGAATGGATCCTGCATTTAAGCCAGATTGGTCACCAGACTTATTAATGGGAACCAACTATATATCACATCTTGGGGTTTATAGACGTTCAATTATAGAACAAATTGGAGGCTTTAGGGAAGGGTTTGAAGGAGCGCAAGATTATGATCTTGTTTTGCGTTTTGTTGAACAGACAGAGTCTAAGAGAATTGGTCATATTGCAAAAATACTTTATCATTGGCGTGTCTTGCCTTCTTCAACCGCAAGTGAGCAGTCAAGTAAAGAGTATGCTTTTACTGCTGGGAGAAAAGCTTTACAAGAAGCGCTAGCCCGCAGAGAAAATGAGGGACAGGTATTCGATGGACCTGCAAAAGGATTTTATGATGTTCAATATGAAATTAAACATAAAGAAAAAGTGACGGTTATTATCCCAACAAGAAATGGCTACAAAGATGTAAAAAAATGTGTAGACTCAATTATAGATAAAACCTCATATCCTAACTATGAAATTATGATTGCAGATAATGGTAGTGATGATCCCAAAATGAAGGAATTATATGCTGCCTATCAAGAAAAATTAAATAATAAATTTATAGTTGAATCAATAGATATTCCTTTTAACTATGCCAAGATTAATAATATTGCAGCTGAGAAAGCGACAGGAACTTACTTACTGTTTTTAAATAATGATACAGAAGTGATTGCGCCCGACTGGATGACGAGAATGGTTTCATTTGCACAGTTTGATCGTATTGGTGCTGTTGGAGCTAAATTGTATTACGAAAACAATACAATTCAACATGCGGGAGTTGTGGTTGGACTAGGTGGCTTAGCGGGACATGTGCATCACACGTTTCCTAAAGGAGATTTTGGCTATTTTGGTAAGCTAATTGTTAACGTAAACTATCTTGCTATAACAGCAGCATGTTTGATGACTAAAAAAACTGATTTTGAAAAAGTTTCAGGTTTTGATGAGAAATTAGTAGTTGCTTATAATGATGTTGATTTGTGTTTGAAAATTTATGCATCAGGAAAAGATAATGTATGGTTGCATGGTGCAGAATTATATCATTATGAATCTCAAAGTAGAGGCTATGAAGATACACCTGAAAAACAAACTCGGTTTTTAAAAGAAGCGCAGTATTTTGCTAGTAAATGGCCAAAATACATTGAAAATGATCCTTATTATAATCCCAACCTTACGAGAAAAGCAGGAGATTTTTCTATTAATCTTGACTAG
- a CDS encoding ABC transporter permease → MLKELCLFFKDIYQNRKLLVQFSLNDFKSRYAGSMFGIIWAFVNPLVMVCTYSFVFSHLKAAPAQGFPFVLYLITGIVPWFFFSDVLSTATGVFREYSYLVKKVVFNIRILPTAKLLSNLYTHFFFLAVAFVLSIAYGFFPTLQTLQLIYYLFCLAMFLTGLTWITASIQPFFSDISQLIGVVMQALMWTVPVLWSPEIFASSPWIVKILKLNPLYYVISGYRDSFLSQGWFWQHWAQTVYFWVITIALLLVGSLIFKKLKPHFSDVL, encoded by the coding sequence ATGTTAAAAGAGTTATGCCTGTTTTTCAAAGATATCTATCAAAATAGAAAGTTACTCGTCCAATTCTCACTAAATGATTTTAAATCAAGGTATGCAGGTTCCATGTTTGGTATCATATGGGCATTTGTAAATCCTTTAGTAATGGTTTGTACTTATAGCTTTGTATTTTCTCATTTGAAAGCTGCACCGGCACAAGGCTTCCCATTTGTTTTGTATTTAATTACTGGGATTGTTCCATGGTTTTTCTTTTCAGATGTCCTTTCTACAGCAACAGGAGTATTTAGAGAGTATAGTTATTTAGTTAAAAAAGTAGTATTTAACATCAGAATTTTGCCAACAGCCAAGCTACTTTCAAACTTGTATACACATTTCTTTTTTCTAGCTGTTGCATTTGTTCTATCTATTGCTTATGGCTTTTTCCCAACTTTGCAAACTTTACAGCTGATTTACTATCTATTTTGTTTGGCGATGTTTTTAACGGGTTTAACCTGGATTACTGCTTCAATTCAACCTTTCTTCTCAGATATTAGTCAATTAATCGGAGTAGTTATGCAAGCTTTAATGTGGACGGTCCCAGTTTTATGGTCACCTGAAATTTTTGCATCCTCTCCTTGGATTGTGAAAATTTTGAAATTGAATCCACTGTATTATGTGATTTCTGGCTATCGTGACTCTTTCTTAAGTCAAGGTTGGTTTTGGCAACATTGGGCTCAAACTGTATATTTTTGGGTGATAACAATCGCTTTATTACTAGTAGGCTCACTAATTTTTAAAAAATTAAAGCCACATTTTTCAGACGTACTGTAA
- a CDS encoding ABC transporter ATP-binding protein produces the protein MSNYAIEIKDLTKQYNMYAQPKDRMKEALNPFKKSYHNIFYALKDVNIYVEKGEMIGFVGENGSGKSTLLKIITGVLTPTKGEVTINGKIAALLELGSGFNPEYSGFENIYLNGMVQGFSRAEVDEMVDEIVNFADIGAHINQPVKTYSSGMFVRLAFAVAINVDPDILIIDEALAVGDLEFQLKCMEKFTELRNAGKTILFVSHDINSVRRFCDRVYWLKNGVVVESGETMEVTENYDNFLKKKSIKTVDREKSKEEEETFSPDIVELIKAELIDNQGKKLDMVKQDQEVTVKVEYEVKDDTQRNPVLGIAIRTVNNQYVCGLNTLLDQQTIPWKKGKNIFELNYKKMALLGGEYYFDIAFFEENATVPLLYKTKYINMFITGKYVGEGIVVLDHEWKDEAKK, from the coding sequence ATGTCAAATTATGCAATTGAAATTAAAGATTTAACGAAACAATATAACATGTACGCTCAACCAAAAGACCGTATGAAAGAAGCATTAAATCCTTTTAAAAAAAGTTATCACAATATTTTTTACGCATTAAAAGACGTGAATATCTATGTAGAAAAGGGTGAAATGATCGGTTTTGTTGGAGAAAATGGATCGGGAAAGTCTACTTTATTAAAAATTATTACTGGGGTACTAACACCCACAAAAGGGGAAGTCACGATTAATGGGAAAATTGCGGCCCTATTAGAGTTAGGTTCGGGATTTAATCCAGAATATAGTGGGTTTGAAAATATCTATTTGAACGGAATGGTTCAAGGTTTCTCTAGAGCAGAAGTGGATGAAATGGTAGATGAAATTGTAAATTTTGCGGATATAGGAGCACATATCAATCAACCAGTAAAAACCTATTCAAGTGGAATGTTCGTACGACTTGCTTTTGCCGTAGCAATTAATGTAGATCCGGATATTTTAATTATTGATGAGGCGTTGGCGGTTGGAGATTTAGAGTTTCAGCTAAAATGTATGGAGAAATTCACAGAGTTACGAAATGCAGGCAAAACTATTTTGTTTGTCTCACATGATATAAACTCCGTGCGTCGTTTCTGTGATAGAGTTTATTGGTTGAAAAATGGTGTCGTAGTTGAATCTGGTGAAACAATGGAAGTTACAGAAAATTATGATAACTTTTTAAAGAAAAAATCAATTAAAACCGTTGATAGAGAGAAGAGTAAAGAAGAAGAAGAAACTTTTAGCCCAGATATTGTCGAGTTAATTAAAGCAGAATTGATAGATAACCAGGGTAAAAAATTAGATATGGTGAAGCAAGATCAAGAAGTCACGGTAAAAGTTGAATACGAAGTAAAAGATGATACACAAAGAAACCCAGTCTTGGGTATTGCGATTCGAACAGTAAACAATCAATATGTTTGTGGACTTAATACATTGTTAGACCAACAAACAATCCCTTGGAAAAAAGGTAAAAATATATTTGAGTTGAATTACAAAAAAATGGCTTTATTAGGTGGAGAATACTATTTTGACATTGCGTTTTTTGAAGAAAATGCAACGGTTCCTCTACTTTATAAAACAAAGTATATCAATATGTTCATTACTGGTAAGTACGTTGGGGAAGGTATTGTGGTTTTGGATCACGAGTGGAAGGATGAAGCGAAAAAATGA
- a CDS encoding glycosyltransferase produces MKYDFQLDLGDNTSTGKMIAAIKDNSKILEFGPGNGRMTEYLVKEKNCDVSIVEFDPELYKHVMTFSNDGYLGNIEEYKWCDHFQNQTFDYILFADVLEHLLHPEETLKQVRPFLKEEGRILITFPNLAHNAVLIDLFNNKLTWRPTGLLDATHKTFYTQAGFEKVFNEQQLFIAEEDYTFAPVETIEIGSEYRDLPKQIQYYFRTRPYGEVYQYFFSLSKKEIQNPIIHPLQNSNVEFPVRYIQKSAIEEKETTYVCNLYTKENEKVNVPIDAQTEKLKVVPRIWSGVLNIELRCSGQKLPIFETNALWQDGTTYAFGQGEPYIEFDVTNLQNQEVEVTLEFLYIGDLSYLEGKIISNAQYLNSRISSLENQIVELNNQNQEILEKNNDICERYYRSVINPTAKVLNQNFKPSPNSVVEKAIHYNIDAILNVNDHTTVVKGWGYDKQTKTSLSFFIPENEGSSFEVKTKGRPDVTEQYELMQHEQYGFEITIENYQFKKYLNVVVQRENQEELYIRVSDKQPKKKLLRRKAGFALSLLKSRGILNTVKYVGFRLKNKDMYASWIKRNEVYDVEAIKKEIQAFKFQPKISIVVPIYNVEEKWLNAAVSSLKNQFYSNWELCLADDCSSAEHIKPLLEKYAKEDSRIKVIFREKNGHISEATNSAITLATGDYISFMDNDDELSINALYEVVKALNEDESIDFIYSDEDKVTTDGQRFDPFFKPNWNPTLILGHNYITHYVVVKKELIEKVGYLNTEFNGSQDYDFVLRATEAANKIHHIPRILYHWRTIETSTALDPESKTYAYVAGKNTLRAAMERKQTAAKVTMTPNYGTYKIDYEYPTQPKVTIIPISNGGDIRVCVETYLNESSYQNIEILLFDRNMNKKIKKSSKVVYKSAKTINELASYATGEYLFFMNDTSVPKNKIWLEELLNYGRQPGVGIVGAKVVNQNDMILNAGVSLDKEDNSFIFEDRGVSNKTLGYYFRISLPRNVYAVTEEGLLIKKAHFEVVKGFDESLDAQLMGIELSLKVREQLGGTIVWEPYSVLTDLYNASRELNKAQTEQFLEETHLKQTEDPYSNPNRLDR; encoded by the coding sequence ATGAAGTATGATTTTCAGCTGGATTTAGGTGATAATACCAGTACTGGTAAAATGATAGCAGCAATTAAAGATAATAGTAAAATTTTAGAATTTGGACCTGGAAATGGTCGGATGACTGAATATTTGGTGAAGGAAAAAAATTGTGATGTTTCAATTGTTGAATTTGATCCAGAGCTATACAAACATGTGATGACCTTTTCAAATGATGGATATCTTGGAAATATAGAAGAGTATAAGTGGTGCGATCATTTTCAAAATCAAACATTTGACTACATTTTATTTGCAGATGTTTTAGAGCACTTGCTTCATCCAGAAGAAACACTGAAACAGGTTCGACCTTTTTTGAAAGAAGAAGGCAGAATTTTGATTACATTTCCTAATTTGGCTCATAATGCAGTCTTAATTGATTTATTTAATAATAAGTTAACTTGGCGACCAACGGGTCTCTTAGATGCTACGCACAAAACTTTTTATACACAAGCTGGGTTTGAAAAAGTTTTTAATGAACAGCAGTTATTTATCGCGGAAGAAGATTATACATTTGCACCAGTAGAAACAATTGAGATTGGTTCAGAGTATCGGGATTTACCAAAACAAATACAGTATTATTTTAGAACACGTCCATATGGGGAAGTTTATCAGTACTTTTTTTCTCTATCTAAAAAAGAAATTCAAAATCCGATTATTCATCCTCTACAAAACTCCAATGTTGAATTCCCAGTAAGATATATTCAGAAATCTGCTATTGAAGAAAAAGAAACTACTTACGTGTGTAATCTCTATACCAAAGAAAATGAAAAGGTAAACGTTCCGATCGATGCACAAACAGAGAAGTTAAAGGTCGTACCTAGAATTTGGAGTGGCGTTTTAAATATAGAGCTTCGATGCTCTGGGCAAAAATTGCCAATTTTTGAAACAAATGCTCTATGGCAAGATGGAACTACCTATGCTTTTGGACAAGGGGAGCCTTATATAGAGTTTGATGTGACAAACCTGCAAAATCAAGAGGTTGAAGTTACGTTAGAATTTCTTTATATTGGAGATCTTTCGTATCTAGAAGGAAAAATAATTAGCAATGCTCAATACTTAAATAGTCGAATTTCATCTTTGGAAAATCAAATTGTTGAGCTAAATAATCAAAATCAAGAAATTTTGGAAAAAAATAATGATATTTGTGAAAGATACTATCGCTCAGTGATTAACCCAACAGCCAAAGTGCTCAATCAGAATTTTAAACCATCGCCAAATTCAGTGGTTGAAAAAGCGATACACTATAATATTGATGCGATTCTGAATGTCAACGATCACACTACTGTGGTTAAAGGTTGGGGCTATGATAAACAAACAAAAACTTCGCTTTCTTTCTTTATTCCTGAAAACGAAGGCTCTTCTTTTGAAGTGAAAACTAAAGGAAGACCAGATGTTACAGAGCAATATGAGCTCATGCAACATGAACAGTATGGATTTGAAATTACAATAGAGAATTATCAATTTAAAAAATATTTGAATGTAGTTGTACAAAGAGAGAATCAAGAAGAGCTATATATACGTGTATCAGATAAGCAACCTAAGAAAAAATTACTTCGTAGAAAAGCTGGTTTTGCTCTAAGTTTGCTAAAAAGTCGAGGGATTCTAAATACTGTAAAATATGTTGGATTTCGACTGAAAAATAAAGACATGTACGCTTCGTGGATTAAACGCAATGAAGTCTATGATGTGGAGGCAATCAAAAAGGAAATTCAAGCTTTTAAATTCCAACCTAAAATTTCCATTGTTGTCCCCATATATAATGTCGAAGAAAAATGGTTGAATGCTGCTGTTAGTTCCCTGAAAAATCAATTTTATTCTAATTGGGAATTGTGTTTGGCAGATGATTGTTCAAGTGCAGAGCATATTAAACCGTTGTTGGAAAAATATGCTAAAGAAGATTCTCGGATAAAAGTTATTTTTAGAGAAAAAAATGGACACATCTCAGAAGCCACAAATTCTGCTATCACGCTTGCAACTGGCGACTATATTAGTTTTATGGACAATGATGATGAATTGTCTATAAACGCGTTGTATGAAGTTGTGAAAGCTTTGAATGAGGACGAATCGATTGATTTTATTTATTCTGATGAGGATAAAGTAACAACTGATGGACAAAGGTTTGATCCTTTTTTCAAGCCTAACTGGAATCCAACTTTGATTTTAGGGCACAATTATATCACGCATTATGTAGTAGTAAAGAAAGAGCTTATTGAGAAAGTTGGCTATTTGAATACAGAATTTAACGGAAGCCAAGACTATGATTTTGTACTAAGAGCTACAGAGGCCGCAAATAAAATACATCACATTCCTAGAATACTCTATCATTGGAGAACGATTGAAACGTCGACAGCGCTGGATCCTGAAAGCAAGACTTATGCGTATGTTGCAGGGAAAAATACTTTACGAGCAGCGATGGAAAGAAAACAAACTGCTGCTAAAGTAACAATGACTCCCAATTATGGAACCTATAAAATTGACTATGAGTATCCAACTCAGCCTAAGGTCACGATTATTCCGATTTCGAATGGTGGGGATATCCGAGTATGTGTGGAAACGTATCTGAATGAATCTAGTTATCAAAATATAGAGATTCTGTTATTTGATCGAAACATGAATAAAAAAATCAAAAAAAGCTCTAAAGTAGTATACAAATCTGCGAAAACCATCAATGAATTAGCTAGTTATGCAACTGGGGAATACTTATTCTTCATGAATGATACTTCTGTTCCAAAAAATAAAATTTGGCTAGAAGAATTGCTAAACTATGGTCGTCAACCCGGAGTCGGTATTGTTGGGGCTAAAGTTGTCAATCAAAATGACATGATTTTAAATGCAGGAGTATCTTTAGATAAGGAAGATAACAGTTTTATTTTTGAAGACAGAGGGGTTTCTAATAAAACGTTAGGTTATTACTTCCGTATCTCGTTACCAAGAAATGTTTATGCGGTAACGGAGGAAGGTCTACTGATCAAAAAGGCTCATTTTGAGGTTGTTAAAGGTTTTGATGAGAGTTTAGATGCCCAATTAATGGGAATTGAGCTATCACTAAAAGTGAGAGAACAATTAGGGGGGACGATTGTTTGGGAGCCTTATAGTGTGTTGACAGATTTGTATAATGCAAGTAGAGAATTGAACAAAGCTCAAACAGAGCAATTCTTAGAGGAAACTCATCTTAAACAAACTGAGGATCCCTATTCAAATCCTAATAGATTGGACAGATAA